Genomic DNA from Fervidobacterium thailandense:
GCTTAGTTGGGAGGGATTTTCGTGGCAGAGCACGTACCAGTGCTCATTGCAATATCGTCGAGACTTGATGAAAAGCAACTCCTGGAAACATACACGGACTTAAAAACCAAAATTTCCGAAAACTATCAAGTCAGCTCGGAGGAAGTTTTGTACATCAGAAAGAGTGACTTGACAGATGATTGGGAAAGTGAACTGGAGAAAGTGAGTGAGATATTAGGCAAAGCGTTTTTAAACGCAAAAACCGTGGCACACGTCGCATTAATGGTGCCTGCAGCTTTCGCATTCGGCCTTGGTGTAACTCTATCACGCTCCCAACTACCTCCCATGGTTATTTACCACTTTCAATCGAACGAGTATATTCCAGTGATTGATTTAACGGACAATCCCAGAAAAATTAAAGACATCTCACAGCCCTTTGAACAAACCAATGTTTCATTTACAAAGGGACAAGATACAAACCACTGCGCAGTTCTCGTACAACTTGCATCCCACTCATTAAAGGGGAGTGTTCTTAAGTATCTGGAGACCGTTGGTCTGAACCCTTCTGTTCTGGAAATCTCTCACAAAAATGCGGGAAATCTACAGACTTGGGACTGGTCAAAGGAAGTGGCCGAAATTTACAAGGCAGTCCAAGAAGTTAGAAAAGACTCATACATTGAAAGATTTCATATTTTTCTCAGCTCTCCAGTAAGCATTGCCTTTGCATTTGGACTCGCTCTCGGGAAATACGATAAATTGACGATTTACCAATACGTCCCAAATTCGCCAAACATCTATACCGCTGTACTTAGCTTTGATTAAAGTAGAGATTTTCATATTATCCTATGCACATGCGCGCAAACTCAACCTTATAAGACATTCCAGATCTCAATTATTCGCTGAGTCCAGATAAAAAAGGCCTCCAAAACGGAGGCCTTTTTTGTTTCTTCATTTTTCACCTCACAAAGTCGCTACAACTTCCAGCACCTTCGCAAAGTTCCGTTACAAACCGCAGTTTTAATCGCTTATTGGGATGCTACAAACTAAGTGTTCAGGTGATATATAGAACCCCGATGGAAGCCTTTCAATCCCTCATGGGGACGCTACGAACCAAACTTGAAGACGATAAGTTCACAGTCTCAACGTAGTTTCAATCCCTCATAGGGGCGCTACAAACGATGTTTGTATACGACGAAGAAACAAAAGAGTTGACGTTTCAATCCCTCATAGGGACGCTACAAACCTTAATCAACCTCAATC
This window encodes:
- a CDS encoding SAVED domain-containing protein, with the translated sequence MAEHVPVLIAISSRLDEKQLLETYTDLKTKISENYQVSSEEVLYIRKSDLTDDWESELEKVSEILGKAFLNAKTVAHVALMVPAAFAFGLGVTLSRSQLPPMVIYHFQSNEYIPVIDLTDNPRKIKDISQPFEQTNVSFTKGQDTNHCAVLVQLASHSLKGSVLKYLETVGLNPSVLEISHKNAGNLQTWDWSKEVAEIYKAVQEVRKDSYIERFHIFLSSPVSIAFAFGLALGKYDKLTIYQYVPNSPNIYTAVLSFD